A region of the archaeon BMS3Bbin15 genome:
TCCGGAACTAATAAAGGTTTCGAGAAGAGGGGTTATTCCTACTCATCTATCACTAGAAAATGCGACTGTACCCTTGTTTCATAGAATTTTTCTATCAATTATCAAGATCAACTGGAGTTATAACAATGTCTACCGTTATTGAATTGGAAAATGTTTATAAAGTCTATCAAATGGGTAAAGAAAAGGTCACTGCCCTTAAAGATGTGGATGTCGCCATTGACAAGGGGGAATTTATTTCAGTTATAGGCCCTTCAGGAGGTGGAAAATCCACACTAATGCAAATTATGGGTTGCTTGGACCAGCCGAGTTCAGGTTCTGTATACATAGATGGGTTAAGTACTTCAAAGTTGAGGGATTCCAAACTAGCGAAACTACGAGGAAAAAAAATTGGGTTTGTTTTCCAGGCTTCCTATCTTTATCCAACCTTGAATGTTCGCGAAAACGTTGAATTACCTATGCTTATTCAGGGCACAGCTCCGTCTATTCGTAGAGAAAGGGCTGAGAAAATTCTTTTAGATATAGGAGGGCTTGAAAATATTATGGCTCATTTTCCCTCAGAGATTTCAGGTGGTCAACAGCAGAGGGTCGCAATTGCCAGGGCGCTGGCCAATGACCCCGCTATTATCCTTGCCGACGAGCCTACTGGAAATATAGATTCAAAACAGAGTCAACAGGTAATGGACGTTTTTACAAGTCTCCATGATAGAGGTTATACCATTATAATAGCAACCCATGATATGGATGTCGCGAATGTCGTCATCAAAAAGGGAGGCAGGATGATTAAAATTAAAGATGGCCAAGTGGAGGAAGAAAAATGAGATTTATTGTTTCATTCATAATTCTATTGAGCATTGTTATATCAATATCAGGAGTAGCTGCATCTTCAGGTCTTAGCGTTTCATCAACTCTTTCAAGTAATGTGTTATTACCTGGTGGAGAGTACTATCTTATTCTTACAATAAAAAACACCGGAACTCAAGATATCAATAACCTATATATAACATTGGAGGGAGTGGACTCACCCATAAAAATGCAGGGTCTTGAGAAACCCCGGTATGTGAGCACTTTGAGACAATCGGGTCAGATTCAATCTGTTTACAGTTTATCAGTTCCTGAAGATACACCTGTTGGAACTTATCTTGCCCGTTTTAAGGTCACTCAGCTTACTGCTGGGAATGAGAATATGGTCTATGTCTATAATGCAATTATAAAGGTCTCAGGTTTTTCCAACCTTATAATTAGTTCAGTTTCTCCTGCTTTATATGTCCCTGGACAAAAAACCGACCTTGTATTCA
Encoded here:
- the lolD_1 gene encoding lipoprotein-releasing system ATP-binding protein LolD yields the protein MSTVIELENVYKVYQMGKEKVTALKDVDVAIDKGEFISVIGPSGGGKSTLMQIMGCLDQPSSGSVYIDGLSTSKLRDSKLAKLRGKKIGFVFQASYLYPTLNVRENVELPMLIQGTAPSIRRERAEKILLDIGGLENIMAHFPSEISGGQQQRVAIARALANDPAIILADEPTGNIDSKQSQQVMDVFTSLHDRGYTIIIATHDMDVANVVIKKGGRMIKIKDGQVEEEK